In one Pygocentrus nattereri isolate fPygNat1 chromosome 21, fPygNat1.pri, whole genome shotgun sequence genomic region, the following are encoded:
- the hesx1 gene encoding homeobox expressed in ES cells 1, whose product MAAHRSGPSAFTIASILGLSRPEQRSNMSIPYRPWADVPSTQNCHTVTADGSLEVAAEEEKSAITAPVESCRRTLNWYIGRRPRTAFSSLQIEILESVFQVNSYPGIDLREELAQKLHLDEDRIQIWFQNRRAKLKRSHRESQFLMVKKVISGLQGRDQQ is encoded by the exons atggcgGCCCACCGCTCAGGACCCTCGGCCTTTACCATCGCCAGCATCCTGGGGCTGAGCAGACCAGAGCAGAGGAGCAACATGAGCATCCCGTACCGACCGTGGGCAG ACGTTCCATCAACACAGAACTGTCACACTGTAACGGCTGACGGGTCGCTGGAAGTGGCAGCCGAGGAGGAGAAAAGCGCAATCACAGCTCCGGTGGAAAGCTGCAGACGAACCCTCAACTGGTATATAGGACGCAGGCCACGCACAGCTTTTTCCAGCCTACAG ATAGAGATTCTTGAGAGTGTGTTTCAAGTGAACTCCTACCCTGGAATTGATCTGCGGGAGGAACTTGCTCAGAAACTGCATCTTGATGAAGACAGAATACAG ATCTGGTTCCAGAACAGAAGAGCGAAGCTGAAGCGATCGCATCGAGAGTCACAGTTCCTCATGGTGAAAAAAGTCATCTCTGGGCTCCAAGGCAGAGATCAACAGTGA